Proteins found in one Anabas testudineus chromosome 1, fAnaTes1.2, whole genome shotgun sequence genomic segment:
- the LOC113161321 gene encoding docking protein 1-like, producing the protein MESSQTKTGQVYLQPHKAGKKWKPVWLSLFPPSSSGVGRLEIQDMGGVGAGGDLGTITRRHHLPHGDRKAKVVRLSELISVLRLPPNAEACPMENMSAFCVETHERTMVFAALKDECVEWVEKLCQSTFQRGGTSRSTQIHMEENQIYASADEVSASQFWVAVQKTEAATRCGLQGSYWLQVGLEALQLKESQQKDVVREWPYELLRRYGKDGPTLTIEAGRRCDSGPGTFIFETQQVEKIFTLIQSTIKRKTQPASQEGEKAVIINQAYSPLPKIPTVASVNSILEIKAKTQGTKYSSLEDIQGDFICQSESGSAHPAPITLMPLPSVPTHNSSFGSPCSDPSDVVYATPAKCIQSAPKLEQTRAVYVDPASVLPLKPPGSRDAVTPSPNSAAPHPCFSIDHTDSGYSEVYDKISPVQNKQAVLSKAKAKCFGKDEPIYSEPLNKKEEMSHRNETKSDPFAHLYAQVCKTPPTSSPVTTTTTTTTKDTGQSLDDVIYESLGVI; encoded by the exons ATGGAGTCTTCTCAAACCAAAACAGGGCAGGTTTACCTTCAACCGCACAAAGCTGGCAAA AAGTGGAAGCCAGTGTGGTTGTCTTTATTTCCCCCTAGCAGCAGTGGAGTGGGTCGACTGGAGATCCAAGATATGGGAG GGGTTGGTGCAGGAGGTGATCTTGGCACCATAACCAGGAGACACCACCTGCCTCATGGCGACAGGAAGGCGAAGGTGGTTCGACTGTCTGAGCTGATTAGTGTCCTCAGACTCCCTCCAAATGCTGAGGCCTGTCCCATG GAGAACATGTCAGCATTTTGTGTGGAAACACATGAAAGAACCATGGTGTTTGCTGCTCTCAAAGATGAATGCGTGGAATGGGTAGAAAAGCTGTGTCAGAGCACATTTCAG AGAGGAGGCACGTCACGTTCTACCCAAATTCATATGGAGGAAAACCAGATATATGCATCAGCAGATGAAG TTTCAGCCTCACAATTCTGGGTTGCGGTTCAAAAGACAGAAGCAGCCACACGATGTGGTCTGCAGGGGTCCTACTGGCTGCAGGTAGGACTAGAGGCACTGCAGCTGAAAGAATCACAGCAGAAGGACGTTGTTAGAGAATGGCCATATGAACTGCTGAGACGATATGGAAAAGATGGG CCAACTTTAACCATTGAAGCAGGTAGACGCTGTGACTCTGGTCCTGGAACATTCATCTTTGAGACACAGCAGGTTGAGAAAATATTCACCCTCATTCAGAGTACCATCAAACGAAAGACTCAACCAGCCAGCCAAGAGGGGGAGAAGGCCGTCATAATCAACCAGGCTTATTCACCTCTCCCCAAAATACCCACTGTGGCCAGTGTGAACTCAATTCTGGAGATCAAAGCAAAGACACAGGGTACAAAATATTCTTCTTTGGAAGATATTCAAGGAGATTTCATATGTCAGTCTGAAAGTGGATCAGCACATCCTGCTCCAATCACCCTGATGCCTCTGCCATCGGTCCCCACACACAACAGCTCCTTTGGAAGTCCTTGTAGTGACCCATCAGATGTTGTATATGCTACCCCAGCCAAGTGTATCCAATCTGCACCAAAGCTGGAACAAACCAGGGCTGTGTATGTGGACCCTGCAAGTGTTCTTCCACTCAAACCCCCTGGTTCAAGAGATGCTGTTACTCCCTCCCCTAACTCCGCCGCTCCACATCCCTGCTTTAGCATCGATCACACAGATTCAGGTTACTCAGAGGTGTACGACAAAATCAGTCCAGTGCAGAATAAACAAGCTGTTCTGAgcaaagcaaaagcaaagtgTTTTGGAAAAGATGAACCCATTTATTCTGAACCGCTGAATAAAAAGGAAGAGATGTCACATAGGAATGAAACTAAATCGGACCCGTTTGCCCACCTTTATGCTCAAGTCTGCAAGACACCGCCAACGTCTAGTCCCGTGACtaccacaaccacaaccacaacaaaAGACACGGGCCAATCTCTTGATGATGTCATATATGAGAGCCTTGGGGTCATTTAG